The sequence tgaagaagatgaatagATTTCCAATAAAgttaaagatatattttgaaaaattattataattatagacaaacataatattaataactaaattatttGACTTTCTGAATAAATGTAAATTAGTCAactatttcttataattagggATCTAAATAACCCCCCTTTTGCTAGATTATTTCCGATGTAatcataaaaaactatttttttgagaattttaaattaaacttctGATAAACTTTGATTTTCGGTTAGTCCAGCACCAACTCTTCCATATCTTTCTTGTTGGAAGTATCTTTGATTCCATTGATAAGGAGTAGGACCAAATAATTCAATGGGGTTGTTCCTAACCCATGCTATTTAATCCAAATAAATGTTTCATTAGTTAGCCAATAGGGGTTGATATGTTTGGTTGAGtttttagtatatattaatTGTTACTTAAGTtcaattacaatatttttttcttctagaagTAAGATATTCTCATAATCCAAAGTCATAAGATTAATCCTCAAAATGTAGATATTGTTAAAGTAATTTTAAGTCTTCCAACAAAGTTTTCTCCATATGCATGACCAAGAAATTGAACTTATATAAGCATATTTAAAAAACACAATCATTTACCAACTATGTTTGATATTATTGGTAcaagatttttcttattaatacaTACATGtaaatttctttataatttttcactGGGGTTGCATAATCTTTTCTCACCTTGCAAGACTGAGTCTTCTGctaatctaaattttatttttacaacaaaaaaacTATTAGACTATTATATAAGCTAGTCCGTGTGTCCGGTCCCTGCATTCTTGAATTGTATTTCcccaatttctttttaattgttaattttttaaaaaagtttctaTTTaactgttatttttaaaatttacgataacatgaattatattaattattcttttgtcaactttacttttgttttcacccaatctttaattaatttatacttatatatttattgtggcatagaaatgaaaaaggataaaatagaaAACTCCATAAttgctttttattatttttttacgtacataattatttatttgaatcaagaaaatttattaGTTTATACGTTAAAAACAGATAAAAAGGAATGGAGAGATCGACAATAATAGCGAATCAATAATGCGTGTAgggaaaataattaaacaatgggggcttcttctctttttgatttttccttataaaaaaaaaggtgttgATTTGATATACAAAGGCTTGGGTCAATAATTCACACGACAACAAGCACACTTGAACGGGCAATGGCAGAACTTCTGCACAATCCAAAAGCGCTAAAGAAAGTGCAAATGGAAATAAGGAGTAAAATAGGGCCAGATAGGAATATGGACGAAAAGGACATAGAAAACCTTTCCTACCTCCAAGCAGTCATCAAGGAGACACTGAGACTTCACCCGCCTCTTCCTCATATGGCCATGTACTCTTGCAACATGCTTGGCTACAATATTCCCCAAGGGTCCTTCATTTCCTTTGGTTCGGGTCGAAGAATGTGCCCAGCAATGCCACTTGCCTCTCGTGTGCTTCCCCCGCCAATAGGCTCACTCTTGTGCTCCTTTGATTGGGTCTTGCCAGATGGCGAAAACCAGAGGAGATGGACACCACAGAGGAAATGGGAATAACATTAAGAAAAGCCATTCCTTTAAAAGTCATACTAGTGCCTTACAAAGGAGCTGATGTtgcaaatgaataaaatattaaattactcatttggtccctataattttataattcttactttttttagttcttataatttgaaaatagtctttttaattcttataatttacattttaattctcctgtaattttaaaagtgatctttttagtccttatgatttcatgattcttacttttttagttcctataatttttaaattataggaactaaaaaaaattaaaatacaaactataaagattaaaaaaaacacttttaaactacagaaattaaaaaaaaaattaaaatataaactatagagattaaaaaaactactttcaaactataaagactaaaaatgtaagaatcatgaaactataaggactaaatgaGAAATTTAACCTGAATAAAATTATTGAGGCATGAAAGCGTTTGCCAAAAGTTAACAAAAAGAATAATGTACAAATGATTTACCGCCTTGAAAGACTTGTTTGCAAATACTAGTTATATCTGATTAGATGTTATCAAGTGTATGTGATGATGCACAGACTACACGTTCCTTTCATGCATTCCAAGTAGGCTCCTTCACCGTGTCTAGCTCaagtcttaaaaaatattgactTTCACCTCAAGATATCCTTCCTACATACCAAAAATAAGCTTGGGTGCTAAACGATATACCAAAAAATGTCAGATACTGTAGCAGTGTTTGCTGTTTCTGCTGATATATGATCTAGCCTTCCAGGTGCTTTTCAGGTCACTAATCTTTTGACCTTAATCGTGCCAGATTAAGTGAGAATAGACAAACTGACAAAGTACTAATACTAAGTAAGGACTGGGTATTTTACCTACACAAACCAACACAGCACAGCCATCAAAGTATTAATACCAGTAAAATCCTTGACAGACAAACATAAATTCTGCCCTCACCCCACACCACCAACGAGAGTGTCAGTGAACCACTTCCTGATTGAAATGTTTTAGTGCCTTTTCAAACTATAGCAAGAAAAATTCATATTTGAAACCCAATCACCAACAGCTGGATCTATTTTGTTACCCATTTCACTAACATAACAACATACACTAAAAAAGTAATCAACAAATCTTCTGATAAGTTGCAAACACAAAAAAGACAGAAACAGGAGATAACAATACATCTAGCCTTCAAAAGGCATGCTACCATGGATCTACAAGTATTTACATCCTATATACATCACAAAAAGGTCAGCTTGGTATGCTGAACAAAACATAATCATGTAAATTGTTCCAGCCTAACATGCCATTTCTTAATGAAGCTTACGCTTACACCTACGAATTGCCCCTGCTCTGGAAGCATTTTCCTCATTGCATTCAGGAGATTCTTCTACAACACCTTCCTCCTGCACAACCCGACCTCGGTTCCGTGATAGCTTCCTGATGGGTGTTACAGCCAAAGCAGGTTGGAAATTGTCATCACTCATaccttcctgggaggcaactacAGTGCAACATTGAGTCCGGCGTGGCATTAATTCTTTTCCATCAGGCACCACATCTTTCATTAACTGTAAACAATGTTGACAGAGTTATACTCATAATTTCATGCCCAGGCCTTTAAATGAAAAATGCATTTGAACCGTAGTATTATTTGCATACATGACATAATTCAACACTTCATAAAATCAACAATGCAAAGGGATGGTTAATAGCAGCAAAAACCAAAACTTTGgaacaatcattttgtttttcatttctcttcttCTCTGAAGGCTATTGGTTGAACAAAGTACTATATGATAAACACTCAAACTGTCAGGGTAAAAGAACACTCAAGACATTATTATCTGGTTTTCCCTTTTTAAGCAACAATAATGCTGTAACACTAAAATGAAAGCATcccctaaaaaaatattattgtattaAATTCCCAATATACTCCTTGAATTCCACTGTTCATACCTTCCAATCTTGGTAATCATATCTGAATACAAAATGAGTATAAGAAACTTCTTTTGATGATACTAAGTTGGCAGCTGGAGCATTTTTAGGTGCTGAAAAAGAAGAGACAGCATAAGTACCCAAGGTGCAAAAAAGAAATAGGAAACAAGTATTCAGTTGATTGAGGTGGAAACACATCTTACAAACATAGTGCAAACGATTTTCATCAAGACTGATCTCAGCACGTCCATCTTTCACTAGGAATGATAGGGCAAACAAGTTTTCCACAGTCTGAGCAAAAGACTCCCTGTTCAAAATTAAGTTTTCAAGTGGGACACGCTTTGTCCTCCTTAAGATGTGAAACATAGTGGCCATGTTTTTGTCGGTATCAGTATTTTCCTCTGTAACAGCCTCATCAACCTGCTTGAAACAAACAACAAGGCATAAATACACACAAACAACCAATGTGTgcaacattttattttcatgcaCATTATGAACTTAAAGGGTCCTTTTGTCCTATAGTCAAAGGGGAGTGACCTGTAGAGGTCTAGTAGTTGCAATTTGGCGAGGATTGCGGTTTCTGGGCACTCCAGTTTTGCGTTGCTTAAACTGGTTGTCCATGGGACCAAGCCTATAAAAGAAGCAAAATGATAAGAGAAAGGAAGAATTATAGAGTTGCGAAAGGAGGAAAGGAACTGACATGGTAGAAGAGCCATGAAAGGAGAGGAAGATTGGGGAGGCGGCAAGGCCAAGTTGGTGCCAATCAATTGAGTGTTGGGCGTGGGCGTAGCGTATGAGCAAAGATGAAACAAATTGAGAAGGTGTGACGCCCTCATTCGTCAACGACTTAACAGATCCCACTAGAGTGCGTGTGAGATCCAGCAGTGCCTCCGCATCTGCAACTTGCTCCCTCGGCTTCTCAACTGTAAATTCCATCAATCAGATGGCGTTGTCGTGTGGatgtattaattaatattagaacaagaacaagaagaatAACAGTGCCACAATACCTACCTTGGACGTGTAACTTGTCGAACTCATCCAAGATGGTGTCGAACTTGTCGGACTCCGTGTTCATCAAATCATCTCTTTTCTCTGTTATGATTAGTTAGCTGGTTAGGGAAAAACAGAGAAAATTAAATGTAGTAAAGAGAAGGGTGTTACCATTGATGAAATTCTTGAGTTGGAGGAACTGGGAGCGTATGACCCTGCGAGTAGCTGGGTTCTGATCGCCATGGCAATCGCCATTGCATCTGCGAGAACCACTCATGTTGGCAAAACCCAAACCCTAAT comes from Glycine soja cultivar W05 chromosome 20, ASM419377v2, whole genome shotgun sequence and encodes:
- the LOC114401523 gene encoding non-structural maintenance of chromosomes element 4 homolog A-like, giving the protein MSGSRRCNGDCHGDQNPATRRVIRSQFLQLKNFINEKRDDLMNTESDKFDTILDEFDKLHVQVEKPREQVADAEALLDLTRTLVGSVKSLTNEGVTPSQFVSSLLIRYAHAQHSIDWHQLGLAASPIFLSFHGSSTMLGPMDNQFKQRKTGVPRNRNPRQIATTRPLQVDEAVTEENTDTDKNMATMFHILRRTKRVPLENLILNRESFAQTVENLFALSFLVKDGRAEISLDENRLHYVSPKNAPAANLVSSKEVSYTHFVFRYDYQDWKLMKDVVPDGKELMPRRTQCCTVVASQEGMSDDNFQPALAVTPIRKLSRNRGRVVQEEGVVEESPECNEENASRAGAIRRCKRKLH